The proteins below are encoded in one region of Halalkalicoccus jeotgali B3:
- a CDS encoding ABC transporter ATP-binding protein, producing the protein MGATEESVFDVYRDRVDRPLVRLFRSYGRPEIAWFGLGMAANVVARIASLLPPLVLGIAIDAIFVATEPFTLPVVPDAWLPATQSGQFRFSAALIVGAFLVTAVFTWIYGTAANVFAHRVMHAVRTDSFERMQRLDMPFFDDKQTGEVMSVLNNDASNLEVFLDDALQNSARLGVMVLGIAAVLFYLNWQLAFVTLIAVPAMVLFTLWFMRVVEPIYVAQRASVGDLNTRLENSLGGIQLVKTATTEAYETERVRRASYKYFEQTMRVIKLNYVYRPGMELLAGVAFAATFVVGGVWLFSGAPGPFTGELTVGTFVTFLLMTQRFVTPLAEVSNIIDQYENAKASSERVFGLMDVPVRIADAPDAVELARPEGRVEYDHVDFAYPENALAAAEGKDSGERVLHDIEFVAESGDTVALVGPTGAGKSTVLKLLLRLYDVNCGEIRVDGHDVRGLTLSSLRGAIGYVGQDAYLFDGTVAENITYGNFEASDERIREAARAAEAHEFIRDLPEGYDTRIGERGVKLSGGQQQRLSIARTILQDPEILILDEATSDVDTETERLIQESIDRLTEERTTFAIAHRLSTVKGADTILVLEDGRITERGTHEELLDQGGTYASLWGVQAAGSR; encoded by the coding sequence ATGGGTGCGACCGAGGAGAGCGTTTTCGACGTCTATCGCGACCGGGTCGACAGGCCGCTGGTCCGGCTGTTTCGCAGTTACGGGCGGCCCGAGATCGCGTGGTTCGGCCTCGGCATGGCCGCGAACGTCGTTGCCCGAATCGCGAGCCTCCTGCCGCCGCTGGTGCTTGGGATCGCCATCGACGCGATCTTCGTCGCGACCGAACCCTTCACCCTTCCCGTAGTTCCCGACGCGTGGCTTCCGGCGACCCAGTCGGGGCAGTTTCGGTTCTCGGCGGCATTGATCGTCGGGGCGTTTCTCGTCACGGCGGTGTTTACGTGGATCTACGGCACCGCTGCCAACGTCTTCGCCCACCGGGTGATGCACGCGGTTCGCACGGACAGTTTCGAGCGGATGCAACGCCTCGACATGCCGTTTTTCGACGACAAACAGACCGGGGAGGTGATGAGCGTACTGAACAACGACGCCTCCAACTTGGAGGTCTTTCTCGACGACGCGCTCCAGAACTCCGCGCGTCTGGGCGTGATGGTGCTGGGGATCGCCGCCGTCCTGTTTTACCTCAACTGGCAACTCGCATTCGTCACCCTGATCGCAGTACCCGCGATGGTGCTGTTCACGCTGTGGTTCATGCGTGTCGTCGAGCCGATCTACGTCGCCCAGCGTGCGAGCGTCGGCGACCTGAACACCCGGCTGGAAAACAGTCTGGGAGGGATCCAACTCGTCAAGACCGCCACCACCGAGGCCTACGAAACCGAGCGCGTTCGCCGGGCCTCCTACAAGTATTTCGAGCAGACGATGCGAGTGATCAAGCTCAATTACGTCTACCGGCCGGGGATGGAGCTGCTTGCCGGGGTCGCCTTCGCCGCGACGTTCGTCGTGGGCGGGGTCTGGCTGTTCTCGGGCGCGCCGGGTCCCTTCACTGGCGAGCTCACTGTGGGAACGTTCGTTACGTTCCTGTTGATGACCCAGCGTTTCGTCACGCCGCTGGCGGAGGTCTCGAACATCATCGACCAGTACGAGAACGCGAAGGCGTCGAGCGAGCGCGTCTTCGGGCTGATGGACGTCCCCGTCCGGATCGCGGATGCCCCCGACGCCGTCGAGTTAGCCCGTCCCGAGGGTCGCGTCGAGTACGACCACGTCGACTTCGCGTATCCCGAGAACGCCCTCGCCGCTGCCGAGGGCAAGGACTCGGGCGAGCGCGTGCTCCACGACATCGAGTTCGTCGCCGAATCGGGCGACACCGTCGCGCTCGTCGGCCCGACCGGTGCGGGCAAGTCGACCGTACTGAAGCTGTTGCTCCGACTGTACGATGTAAACTGCGGCGAGATCCGCGTCGACGGCCATGACGTTCGGGGTCTCACGCTGTCGAGCCTGCGGGGCGCGATCGGTTACGTCGGCCAGGACGCCTACCTCTTCGACGGCACCGTCGCGGAGAACATCACGTATGGAAACTTCGAGGCGAGCGACGAGCGGATCCGGGAGGCCGCCCGCGCCGCGGAAGCACACGAGTTCATCCGTGACCTCCCCGAGGGCTACGACACCCGGATCGGCGAGAGGGGCGTGAAGCTCTCGGGCGGGCAACAACAGCGCCTCTCGATCGCCCGGACGATCCTGCAGGACCCGGAGATCTTGATCCTCGACGAGGCGACCAGCGACGTCGACACCGAGACAGAGCGATTGATCCAGGAGAGCATCGACCGCCTGACCGAAGAGCGCACGACGTTCGCCATCGCCCACCGCCTCTCGACGGTCAAAGGCGCGGACACGATCCTCGTCCTCGAAGACGGTCGGATCACCGAACGGGGAACCCACGAGGAACTGCTCGACCAGGGGGGGACGTACGCCTCCCTGTGGGGCGTACAGGCCGCGGGGTCGAGATGA
- a CDS encoding YHS domain-containing protein, with product MTDCPVCNNEIEGETPGSEAGYGGENYAPAQTEYEGEVYYFCCSDHKESFESAPEEYAGS from the coding sequence ATGACCGACTGTCCGGTCTGTAACAACGAGATCGAAGGGGAAACCCCCGGCTCCGAGGCGGGCTACGGCGGCGAGAACTACGCGCCCGCCCAGACGGAGTACGAGGGCGAGGTCTACTACTTCTGCTGTTCGGATCACAAGGAGTCGTTCGAATCGGCTCCCGAGGAGTACGCCGGATCGTAA
- a CDS encoding competence/damage-inducible protein A, whose protein sequence is MHVALVSVGDEILAGDTVNTNAAWLGQRLAARGVDVERVTVIPDRIEEIASVVSEYRSEYDAVIVTGGLGPTHDDLTMEGVAAALDRGIERNEEALSWLTEEGGYAREDLTAGTADLPAGARPLHNEAGVAPGAAIEGVYVLPGVPAEMKAMFETVETEFEGEPRYTSVVYTTEPESALVPRLEAVRDRFDVSVGSYPGDGVRLKLTGADEAVVESAADWLRERVELDE, encoded by the coding sequence ATGCACGTCGCGCTGGTGTCGGTCGGCGACGAGATCCTCGCCGGCGATACGGTCAACACGAACGCCGCATGGCTCGGACAGCGACTCGCCGCGCGGGGCGTCGACGTCGAGCGCGTGACCGTGATCCCCGATCGTATCGAGGAGATCGCCAGCGTCGTCTCCGAGTACCGAAGCGAGTACGACGCCGTGATCGTCACGGGCGGACTGGGACCGACCCACGACGACCTGACGATGGAGGGGGTCGCCGCGGCGCTCGACCGAGGGATCGAGCGAAACGAGGAAGCGCTGTCGTGGCTCACCGAGGAGGGGGGCTACGCCCGGGAAGACCTCACGGCCGGAACCGCCGACCTCCCCGCGGGGGCACGCCCGCTACACAACGAGGCCGGCGTCGCTCCCGGGGCGGCCATCGAGGGCGTCTACGTCCTGCCGGGGGTACCCGCCGAGATGAAGGCGATGTTCGAGACGGTCGAGACGGAGTTCGAGGGCGAACCCCGATATACGAGCGTCGTCTACACCACCGAACCCGAGAGCGCGCTCGTCCCGCGTTTGGAGGCGGTCCGTGACCGGTTCGACGTGTCCGTCGGGAGCTATCCCGGCGACGGCGTCAGACTGAAGCTCACCGGTGCGGACGAGGCGGTCGTCGAGTCGGCGGCCGACTGGCTGCGCGAACGCGTCGAACTGGACGAATAG
- a CDS encoding acyl-CoA dehydrogenase family protein yields the protein MDFRLPDEHRMIRDTVRDFCEEEIEPIAQEIETEHRYPEEVFDQLADLDIMGVPISEEYGGLGGDQLMYALVTEELGRVSGSIGLSYAAHVSLASKPIELFGTDEQKERWLRPLAEGEYVGGWALTEPGSGSDASDMNTRAEKDGDEYVLNGTKQFITNASEAGSILVKAVTDPEAGYDGISTFIVDPREDDGFEVTTIWEKMGLNASPTCEIQLDDVRLPEDRLLGEVGDGWNQTKKTLDGGRISIAALSVGLAQGAYEAARKYSTEREQFGQPISKFDAVRNTVVAMHRKTERARLLTHDAATTYDRGEEVTRKSALAKLDASEACREVAEDAVQVLGGYGYTEDFAPQRFYRDAKLMEIGEGTSEIQQLVIGREIGL from the coding sequence ATGGATTTCAGGCTCCCTGACGAACACCGGATGATCCGGGACACCGTCCGGGACTTCTGCGAGGAGGAGATCGAACCCATCGCCCAGGAGATCGAAACCGAACACCGCTACCCCGAGGAAGTCTTCGACCAGCTCGCGGATCTCGATATCATGGGCGTGCCGATAAGCGAAGAGTACGGCGGGCTCGGCGGCGATCAGCTCATGTACGCGCTCGTCACCGAGGAACTGGGACGGGTTTCGGGCTCGATTGGTCTCTCGTATGCCGCCCACGTCAGTCTCGCCTCGAAACCCATCGAACTCTTTGGCACCGACGAGCAGAAAGAGCGCTGGCTCCGCCCGCTCGCGGAGGGCGAGTACGTCGGCGGCTGGGCATTGACCGAGCCCGGAAGCGGGAGCGACGCCTCGGACATGAACACTCGCGCCGAAAAGGACGGCGACGAGTACGTCCTCAACGGAACCAAGCAGTTCATCACGAACGCCTCGGAGGCCGGCTCGATCCTCGTCAAAGCCGTTACCGATCCCGAGGCGGGCTACGACGGTATCTCTACGTTCATCGTCGACCCGCGCGAGGACGACGGCTTCGAGGTGACGACGATCTGGGAGAAGATGGGGCTGAACGCCTCGCCGACCTGTGAGATCCAGCTCGACGACGTGCGACTGCCCGAGGACCGTCTGCTCGGTGAAGTGGGCGATGGCTGGAACCAGACCAAGAAAACCCTTGACGGCGGGCGGATCAGTATTGCGGCCCTCTCAGTGGGACTGGCTCAGGGCGCCTACGAGGCCGCCCGGAAGTATAGCACCGAACGCGAGCAGTTCGGCCAGCCCATCTCGAAGTTCGACGCGGTTCGGAACACCGTCGTTGCGATGCACCGAAAGACCGAGCGTGCCCGCCTGCTCACCCACGACGCCGCCACGACCTACGACCGCGGCGAGGAGGTCACCCGAAAGAGCGCGCTCGCGAAACTCGACGCCAGCGAGGCCTGTCGGGAGGTCGCAGAAGACGCCGTGCAGGTGCTCGGCGGGTACGGCTACACCGAGGACTTCGCGCCCCAGCGGTTCTATCGCGACGCCAAGCTGATGGAGATCGGCGAGGGCACCAGCGAGATCCAACAGTTAGTTATCGGTCGGGAGATCGGGCTGTAG
- a CDS encoding ATP-NAD kinase family protein — translation MRRIGFVCNPIAGMGGRVGLKGTDGKLAEARERGAEPRAPERAFAALEALYERLPDAEVLTAGDPMGESEARAAGFDPAIVHEPGEETTAADTREAVRRFLDRDVDLVLFVGGDGTATDVAETVTEAGSETPILGVPAGVKVYSSVFGVTPRDAGRIAAAFDATESREVSDIDEEAYREGEVRATLRAVVNVPVAEELQSSKQLGGGSVEGLVRGFVAGVDPETTYVFAPGGTVGAIEAALGFEGSPLGVDVWRDGELLVRDGGESEVLGALSERNVIVVSPIGGQGFVFGRGNQQLSPAVIRRCEIEIVASRSKLDEIGVLRVDTGDPDLDEELRGWTRVRVGRVERRMLQVV, via the coding sequence ATGCGACGTATCGGTTTCGTCTGTAACCCGATCGCCGGAATGGGTGGGCGGGTCGGCCTGAAGGGGACCGACGGGAAACTCGCGGAAGCGCGCGAGCGGGGTGCCGAGCCGCGCGCACCCGAGCGGGCATTCGCCGCGCTTGAGGCACTCTACGAGCGCCTGCCCGACGCCGAGGTCCTGACGGCCGGCGATCCGATGGGCGAGAGCGAGGCCCGGGCAGCCGGGTTCGACCCGGCGATCGTCCACGAGCCGGGCGAGGAGACGACCGCCGCCGATACCCGCGAGGCGGTCCGACGATTTCTGGATCGGGACGTCGACCTGGTCCTGTTCGTCGGCGGGGACGGAACCGCGACGGACGTCGCCGAGACGGTGACCGAGGCGGGAAGCGAGACGCCGATTCTGGGTGTGCCGGCGGGCGTGAAGGTCTACTCGTCGGTGTTCGGGGTCACGCCGCGGGACGCGGGCCGGATCGCCGCCGCGTTCGACGCGACCGAGTCCCGGGAGGTCAGCGACATCGACGAGGAGGCCTACCGGGAGGGAGAGGTCCGGGCGACCCTCCGGGCGGTGGTGAACGTCCCGGTCGCCGAGGAGCTACAGTCCTCGAAACAGCTCGGCGGCGGGAGCGTCGAGGGTCTCGTCCGGGGGTTCGTCGCAGGGGTCGACCCCGAGACGACGTACGTCTTCGCGCCCGGCGGGACCGTCGGCGCGATCGAGGCGGCGCTCGGGTTCGAGGGATCGCCGCTCGGTGTCGACGTCTGGCGGGACGGGGAGCTTCTGGTCCGCGACGGCGGCGAGTCGGAGGTCCTCGGGGCGCTTTCCGAGCGAAACGTCATCGTCGTCTCGCCGATCGGGGGACAAGGGTTCGTCTTCGGACGCGGCAACCAGCAGCTCTCGCCGGCCGTGATCCGACGCTGCGAGATCGAGATCGTCGCTTCCCGATCGAAGCTCGACGAGATCGGCGTACTCCGGGTCGATACTGGTGATCCCGACCTCGACGAAGAGCTTCGGGGCTGGACCCGGGTCCGGGTCGGCCGCGTCGAACGCCGGATGTTACAGGTCGTCTGA
- a CDS encoding DUF5803 family protein, translating to MNRRLLAFVSLVALVTLAGCAGFGSTTSEEGLNEEASYDWDTDADATINVSGGEYQAVYTVENRSSIRLYESTRYGDDNPIDVRAVQFRYPDGTVVGTEEIDVQETRSGVTIELPAENGQLAFTSETQSNNFATETFVEGSYEVILPPGYRIDNFVLANVRPGGYESETVDDRVHIRWDEMNASVISVRYYLERDVYLFGGLIVVASIGAIIAGAYVYRQMQELRRKREEAGLDVDIEEDDRKPPPGMQ from the coding sequence ATGAACCGTCGCCTGCTCGCGTTCGTCTCGCTCGTCGCGCTCGTCACGCTAGCAGGGTGTGCGGGCTTCGGATCGACGACGAGCGAGGAGGGACTCAACGAGGAGGCGAGTTACGACTGGGACACCGACGCCGACGCCACCATCAACGTCTCCGGCGGCGAGTACCAGGCGGTCTACACGGTCGAGAACCGCTCGTCGATCCGTCTCTACGAATCGACGCGCTACGGCGACGACAACCCGATCGACGTGCGGGCGGTGCAGTTCCGCTATCCCGACGGCACGGTCGTCGGCACCGAGGAGATCGATGTCCAGGAGACCCGTTCGGGGGTCACCATCGAACTGCCGGCCGAGAACGGCCAACTCGCCTTTACCTCCGAAACCCAATCGAACAACTTCGCCACCGAGACGTTCGTCGAGGGTTCCTACGAGGTGATCCTCCCGCCGGGCTACCGGATCGACAACTTCGTGCTCGCGAACGTCCGGCCGGGGGGCTACGAGAGCGAGACCGTCGACGACCGGGTCCACATCCGCTGGGACGAGATGAACGCCAGCGTCATCTCGGTGCGGTACTACCTCGAACGCGACGTCTACCTGTTCGGCGGTCTCATCGTCGTCGCCTCCATCGGGGCGATCATCGCCGGGGCGTACGTCTACCGCCAGATGCAAGAACTCAGACGAAAGCGCGAGGAGGCGGGGCTGGACGTCGATATCGAGGAGGACGACCGAAAACCACCGCCGGGAATGCAGTAA
- a CDS encoding phosphate signaling complex PhoU family protein, with translation MDTRKVQRLGPSTLAMTLPADWAKEHGVEKGDEVTLRRGSKGALTVMPESADREESEAIIHADELDARAVERAIIAQYVLGRRIIHVQQEEGALSSDHINAIYQAETQLMGLGVIEETPESIAIRCSVDPEDFTLDNLLKRLENTGSTMRGEAVKALAMGNPDLAQRALNRERQANKIFVLLLRLIFTAYQNPTLARAVGLDDGFALIGYRSIAKNLELTADNAEDIAEIVLESEDHSLAVDSATMRRIREFTDRVDEVTVLAVEAAVERDYDLTIEVRELFKEISDREDEILDDLSEMSNEDLLQVREVLVSLQQTAQYAMRNAEIAANLALNEESEHVTIH, from the coding sequence ATGGATACGCGAAAGGTCCAGCGACTCGGCCCCTCGACGCTGGCGATGACGCTACCCGCGGACTGGGCGAAAGAACACGGCGTCGAGAAGGGTGACGAGGTGACGTTGCGGCGGGGCAGCAAGGGCGCGCTGACGGTGATGCCCGAGTCCGCCGACCGTGAGGAAAGCGAGGCGATCATCCACGCCGACGAACTCGACGCCCGCGCCGTCGAGCGGGCGATCATCGCCCAGTACGTGCTCGGCCGACGGATCATCCACGTCCAACAAGAGGAGGGCGCGCTCTCGTCGGATCACATCAACGCCATTTATCAGGCCGAAACCCAGCTCATGGGGCTCGGCGTCATCGAGGAGACACCCGAGAGCATCGCGATCCGGTGCTCGGTCGATCCCGAAGACTTCACCCTCGACAACCTGCTCAAGCGCCTCGAGAATACCGGCAGCACGATGCGCGGGGAAGCCGTCAAGGCGCTCGCGATGGGCAATCCCGATCTGGCCCAGCGGGCCTTGAACCGGGAGCGACAGGCAAACAAGATCTTCGTCCTGTTGCTCAGGCTGATCTTCACCGCCTACCAAAACCCCACGCTCGCGCGGGCGGTCGGGCTCGACGACGGCTTTGCGCTGATCGGCTATCGCTCGATCGCGAAGAACCTCGAACTCACCGCCGACAACGCAGAGGACATCGCCGAGATCGTCCTCGAATCCGAGGACCACTCGCTGGCCGTCGACAGCGCGACGATGCGCCGGATCCGCGAATTTACCGACCGCGTCGACGAGGTTACCGTTCTCGCGGTCGAGGCCGCCGTCGAGCGCGATTACGATCTCACCATCGAGGTTCGCGAACTGTTCAAGGAGATCTCGGACCGCGAGGACGAGATCCTCGACGACTTATCCGAGATGAGCAACGAGGACCTGCTTCAGGTCCGAGAGGTGCTCGTGAGCCTCCAGCAGACCGCCCAGTACGCGATGCGAAACGCCGAGATCGCGGCGAACCTCGCACTCAACGAGGAGAGCGAACACGTGACCATCCACTAG
- a CDS encoding RIO1 family regulatory kinase/ATPase domain-containing protein: protein MEFRRLIRGRVDEPQLERIGREIGDRYGRESVHVSVLEVDNWLSTPCVVDEEWFVKVISPQNALVHAFFTGARNLGVFSRGEEGFFERFEDPLEMSRHELEATRRVREIGLNAPEPIEAFGVGEFGVLMLEYLPEFRTLDRLPPAEIETLAPELFSALALMHDHSLAHGDLRGENVLVHGGELYFIDATNVRNEGLSTARAYDVACALATLEPALGTKHTVEIAAEVYDTTTLLAARDFLDLVRLRPDHEFEAAGLKGEIERRAG from the coding sequence ATGGAGTTCCGTCGGCTGATTCGTGGACGAGTCGACGAGCCACAGCTCGAGCGGATCGGGCGGGAGATCGGCGACCGTTACGGCCGCGAGAGCGTCCACGTTTCGGTGCTAGAGGTGGACAACTGGCTCTCGACGCCGTGTGTCGTCGACGAGGAATGGTTTGTCAAGGTCATCAGCCCGCAGAACGCGCTGGTCCACGCGTTCTTTACCGGTGCGCGCAACCTCGGCGTCTTCTCGCGGGGCGAGGAAGGGTTCTTCGAGCGCTTCGAGGACCCCCTCGAAATGAGCCGCCACGAACTCGAGGCGACGCGAAGAGTCAGGGAAATCGGATTGAACGCTCCCGAGCCGATCGAGGCGTTCGGCGTCGGCGAGTTCGGCGTCCTCATGCTCGAGTACCTCCCGGAGTTTCGCACCCTCGATCGACTCCCACCCGCCGAGATCGAGACGCTGGCACCCGAACTGTTCTCGGCGCTCGCGCTCATGCACGATCACAGCCTCGCCCACGGCGACCTCCGCGGTGAGAACGTCCTCGTTCACGGCGGAGAACTGTACTTCATCGACGCGACGAACGTCCGGAACGAGGGGCTCTCGACCGCACGAGCCTACGACGTCGCCTGTGCGCTCGCGACGCTCGAACCCGCTCTCGGAACGAAACACACCGTCGAGATCGCCGCCGAAGTCTACGACACGACGACGCTGCTTGCCGCGCGGGACTTCCTCGATCTCGTCCGGTTACGTCCCGACCACGAGTTCGAGGCCGCGGGGTTGAAAGGCGAGATTGAACGGCGAGCGGGGTGA
- a CDS encoding DUF2110 family protein: MVVLATKVTVHGRAREQALDGLRSLVGNAIGDLDVTYEVGVRHDDFPTVSVDGEDATVARNALREEWGEITDEFREGETYVGTLQSWDDEGFVLDAGRPVRIPTDELGLGQGRPAQLVERFGLVQHLPMEFVYGGEDDPSRLADTERDRLYEWTRGTGRVNVNNATRGEVRATVNRAGHAKDIVTVERLGLLEQSVVCREGTDPPGLLSAIGPHLTSELRCVITT, encoded by the coding sequence ATGGTCGTCCTCGCAACCAAGGTGACGGTTCACGGCCGGGCCCGCGAACAGGCGCTCGACGGTCTTCGCTCGCTCGTCGGGAACGCCATCGGCGATCTCGACGTCACCTACGAGGTCGGCGTGCGCCACGACGACTTCCCGACGGTGAGCGTCGACGGGGAAGACGCGACCGTCGCGCGCAACGCGCTCCGTGAGGAGTGGGGCGAGATTACCGACGAGTTCCGCGAGGGCGAGACCTACGTCGGCACCCTGCAGTCGTGGGACGACGAGGGGTTCGTACTCGACGCCGGCCGCCCGGTCCGGATCCCGACGGACGAGTTAGGACTCGGACAGGGGCGGCCCGCCCAGCTCGTCGAACGGTTCGGACTGGTCCAGCACCTGCCAATGGAGTTCGTCTACGGCGGCGAGGACGACCCCTCGCGACTCGCCGACACGGAGCGCGACCGGCTCTACGAGTGGACTCGGGGCACCGGTCGGGTCAACGTCAACAACGCCACCCGCGGGGAGGTCCGGGCGACGGTCAACCGCGCGGGCCACGCGAAGGACATCGTCACCGTCGAGCGACTGGGCCTCTTAGAACAGAGCGTCGTCTGCCGGGAGGGGACCGACCCGCCCGGCCTGCTCTCAGCGATCGGCCCGCACCTCACCTCCGAACTGCGGTGTGTCATCACGACATGA
- the ggt gene encoding gamma-glutamyltransferase — MEFEYPWEFAGRRSAVMAPNGMVATSHPLAARTGTRVLEEGGTAADAAVATAAVLNVVEPHMTGIGGDAFALTQFNGEYRALNASGRTPAEADLESYRERTDVEEDGEPVMPAEGGLPVTVPGALDGWVTLLDAHGTFDLADLLEPAIEYAEDGVPVSEYVARQWTTAQERIAGVEESARTFLPDDRAPEPGERFSNPAFAESLEWIARDGPEALYGGGLGERVVEVVQDHGGTLTLSDMEAHESTWEEPISTEYGGIEVLEHPPNGQGIVALEALNLAAELGIEGDPTDEQRLHRLIEATKLAFADGYAHVSDPEHVDVPTETMRSKDYARERVNEIGTGARTYDAKAGEHANTVYLSIVDPQGNAVSFINSIYMSFGSGLTAGGFALQNRGHSFSLDPDHPNRLVPGKRPFHTIIPAMLREDGEFRASWGVMGGSMQPQGHLQVAANMAAGLNPQAALDAPRFRWLDGTRVALETSRMPDEVVEGLRERGHEVVEEAAFFDEGGHWGGGQIVYRDDDGTLIGGSDPRKDGQAVGF, encoded by the coding sequence ATGGAGTTCGAGTACCCCTGGGAGTTCGCCGGCCGGCGCTCTGCGGTCATGGCCCCGAACGGGATGGTCGCGACGAGCCACCCGCTTGCGGCCCGTACCGGCACGAGAGTCCTCGAAGAGGGCGGGACGGCCGCCGACGCCGCGGTCGCGACCGCCGCGGTGTTGAACGTCGTCGAACCGCACATGACCGGGATCGGCGGCGACGCCTTCGCGCTGACCCAGTTCAACGGCGAGTACCGCGCACTCAACGCGAGCGGCCGGACACCCGCCGAAGCCGATCTCGAGAGCTATCGCGAGCGAACCGACGTCGAGGAGGACGGCGAGCCAGTCATGCCGGCCGAGGGTGGTCTACCCGTGACGGTACCGGGCGCGCTCGACGGCTGGGTGACGTTGCTCGACGCCCACGGGACCTTCGACCTCGCGGACCTCCTAGAACCGGCGATCGAGTACGCCGAAGACGGCGTTCCCGTCAGCGAGTACGTCGCTCGCCAGTGGACGACCGCCCAAGAACGGATCGCCGGGGTCGAGGAGAGCGCGCGGACGTTCCTCCCCGACGACCGAGCGCCCGAACCCGGCGAGCGCTTCTCGAACCCCGCGTTCGCCGAGTCGCTCGAATGGATCGCCCGCGATGGCCCCGAGGCGCTCTACGGCGGCGGCCTCGGCGAGCGGGTCGTCGAAGTGGTGCAGGACCACGGCGGCACCCTCACCCTCTCCGATATGGAGGCCCACGAGAGTACTTGGGAGGAACCGATCAGCACCGAGTACGGGGGTATCGAGGTGCTCGAACATCCGCCCAATGGGCAGGGGATCGTCGCGCTGGAGGCGCTGAACCTCGCCGCGGAACTCGGGATCGAAGGTGACCCGACCGACGAACAGCGTCTGCACCGACTGATCGAGGCGACCAAACTCGCCTTCGCGGACGGCTATGCCCACGTGAGTGACCCGGAACACGTCGACGTTCCCACCGAAACGATGCGCTCGAAGGACTACGCCCGCGAGCGCGTAAACGAGATCGGAACCGGAGCACGGACGTACGACGCGAAGGCGGGCGAGCACGCGAACACGGTCTACCTCTCGATCGTCGACCCGCAGGGCAACGCCGTCTCGTTTATCAATAGCATCTACATGAGCTTCGGCAGCGGGCTCACGGCGGGTGGTTTCGCCCTCCAGAATCGGGGCCATTCGTTCAGTCTCGACCCCGATCATCCCAACCGACTGGTGCCCGGAAAGCGTCCCTTCCACACGATCATCCCCGCGATGCTCCGCGAGGACGGCGAGTTTCGCGCCTCGTGGGGCGTCATGGGCGGGTCGATGCAGCCACAGGGTCATCTCCAGGTCGCCGCCAACATGGCAGCGGGGCTGAACCCACAGGCCGCCCTCGACGCGCCACGGTTCCGGTGGCTCGACGGGACCCGCGTTGCGCTCGAAACCTCGCGAATGCCCGACGAGGTGGTCGAGGGGCTCCGCGAGCGTGGTCACGAGGTGGTCGAGGAAGCGGCGTTCTTCGACGAGGGCGGCCACTGGGGCGGCGGCCAGATCGTCTATCGCGACGACGACGGAACCCTGATCGGCGGCTCGGACCCCCGAAAGGACGGGCAGGCCGTCGGCTTCTAA